Genomic window (Pradoshia sp. D12):
GGAAAAGGTCGAATATTATTCTTCCCGTGGATACAGTCTTAACGAGCGTGTCGGTGTTTCAAACCTTGAACTTCAATATGAAGATATTTTACATGGCCAAAAAGCTAAGTCAAAAAACAAACTCGATAAAAGCGGAAATATTTTATCCATAGAAGAACTTAGTGATGGTCAACGTGGAAAGGACCTAGTTCTGACAATTGACATAGATTTCCAAAAGAAAGTGGAAACCATTATTGAAGAAGAGTTAAGAGCTAAAAAAGCAGCGTATTATGCACCTTATCTTGATCGAGCATTTGTTGTAGCCATGAATCCTAATACTGGCGAAATATTAGCGTTAGCAGGCAAACAATATGTTTGGGATGACGAAAAAAATAAATATGAAATGAAGGACTTTGCCCAAGGGACTTATACAACTGCATATGCAATGGGGTCGGCAGTCAAAGCAGCCACCGTATTAACCGGTTATCAGGAAGGGGTTCTTAATCCCGGAACCACTCTATATGATGCTCCAATGATCATAAAAGAAACACCTATAAAAAAATCCTATACAAATATGGGGTACGTTTCTGACTTAACTGCCTTACAGCGATCATCCAATGTGTATATGTTTAAAACAGCTATTGCAATTGGTGAAGGCAATTATGTTCCGAACGGACCATTATCTGTAAAACCTGAAGCATTTGATATGATGCGAAATCATTTCTATGAGTTTGGATTGGGTAAACGAACAGGTATCGATCTGCCCGGAGAACAAATTGGCTACAAGGGGACAGAATTGGGTGCCGGTAAACTGATGGACTTGGCGATCGGGCAATATGACACATATACTCCGTTGCAGCTTGCCCAATATATCTCTACCATCGCCAATGGTGGATATCGTATTCAGCCTCGTGTTGTTAAGGAGCTTCGTGAACCAGTACTTGAAAAAGGAAAACTTGGACCAATCTTCCAAGAAATTGAACCTAAATTCCAAAACCAATTGAGTATGAATGAAGATTGGATTAATCGTGTTAAAGAAGGGTTACGGCTTGTTACCCAAACGTCAACAGGAACCGGATACAAAGAAATGGGTAGAGAACCATATAGACCAGCTGGCAAGACAGGTACAGCAGAAGCCTTCTATGATGGACCAAAATGGACACCAGGAACCGAACAACCGGAAACATGGAATATCACATTTGCTGCGTACGCACCACATGATAATCCGGAAATCGCTATAAGTGTTGTAGTACCGTGGGCGTATCAATCAAATGGACATCGTATGAATATGGATATTGGGAAAAAGGTATTTAGAGCCTACTTTGGAACGGAAAAAGAGAAGGAAGCAAATTAAAGAGACAAACCATACAAAAGGAAATAATACAATACATTCTGTTTGAGCCATCGCCCATCTTTTAGACGAATAAGCTCCTTCTTTATATAGACACATATACTATAAGGAACCAGTTCAGAAGGAGTGAATGGAATGCCAAATGAATATGATCAGCAAAATGTAAATTTCCCACATGAAATGAGACAACAAGGCTATTATGGCAGCGGTTATGGACATGGGCAACACGGTCATTATGGTGGTGGTATGGGCCATCATCAACATCATCACGGATATCACGGCGGTATGGGATACCCTCATTATTCAGGCGGAGGATATGGACACCATATGCCTTACCATCCAGGCCATCACCATCATCAACATCACGGATATGGCGGAGGCCACGGATTCCCACATCACGGCTGGCAAGGACAGCAGTGGGGCCAAGGATGGGGTCAAGGACAATCAGGTTACGGAGGCTTTTCATCTCAAGGTCGCGATCCGTATTCCTATGAGGAATTTGCCACAGATCCATCACAATATTCAAACCCATATTACCAATATTAATAGAGTAAAACACACAGGTTTATCCAATCTGTGTGTTTTTTTCGTAAAATTTATCCAGATTAACTTTACGCTTTCAAGGGTAAAAACCTTCAATAAGCTTATTAAGTACTTAGAAAGGAATTTTTCTCATGAAAGAGCTCTCGATAACTGAAAAACAGGTTTCTAGTGCCAACTTCCAATTTGTATTCCCATTTTCGCTTATACGCGGAAAGGAAGATGATTTGGTTGAGAAATTGAAAAAAAATCAGTTTAAATGGTTTAGACTGGATAACCTTGAAAAAGAAGATGATTTCTATGGCAGGTTTGAAATAAATCACGAGAACATGGAAAATTTTTTTCTTCCTTTTACAAATCGAATTATGTTCCCTAAAAAGGAGGATGGAAAAGGATTTCAACGGTATTCGAAAATGTATCAGGTTCCTAGTACATTAAAGACAAAGTATTGCAACACAAGATTTGTAGTTGAATCCATTGATATAACCGTGTGTCCATATCAGTTAGGTTTTTTAACCATACGTATTCACTTGGAAGACCAGGATCAATCATTGGATCTTACTGAAGCTATTCATTTTGCTTCAGAATTTAGAATCATGGAACAAAATCAGCCGACTTCCAAAATAATCTATGAAGATCAGGAGTTCGAACATGTTGAGCGCTTTTTGCTAGACTGTCTCATGCCTGAAATTAAAAAATATATGGATGATAGCACTGAAGATAATGCTTACTTTGAATCCTTCCCATTTTTTGAAAATAATCATTTATACGTCCAGTCCTTGATTGGATTAGTACCTGATGAAAAAATTGAGGATTACGATGTTTACCGATTAGGTAATCTGGATGGGTATTCCCAAAATAAAAAGCCATATATCAGTTGCAATAATCAACAATTTATTGATCAATATATGGAGTCGATCGTTTATACCCGTTGGGCACCGTTTACTTATTACATACCCGATGAACAGGGAATTGCTTGTATAACCAATCGTACAAATGAAGCATTTAATAATATTGCCAGTACTTTTTATGGCGAATACTATTACGGATTAATGCTCACTTTATTTCATAAAATCACCTTGCTTAAGGTGGCAAACGAATACTCACGTGTGAGAATTTCACAGGATACAAAACAAGTGGAAAAATTAATTCATGCGATCAATGCCTTCTCATCCAATTATTATTTTTTTGAACTGGCAACCAACTCGAAGGGCCGTGATATTTTTATCCGGCTAAGAGAAAGGTTTAAGGTAGACGATCTATTCGAGGATACACGTGCAACGCTGCAAAGTTTAAATCAATATCAAGAAAATTTCACATCTAAACAAGGTAATATGCTTTTACAAATTTTAACTCTCTATTCTGTCATAACTGGAATATTCGGAATGAATTTAGTTTCTGAACAGCTTAAAGGGAATATAAATTGGTCCAGTTTATTATCAAGTTATAATCGGCTCGAATACTTAGCATTATTTGTAACATTAACCGGTGTATTTATCTCCATTATCTTAGGACTTAGATTTATTTTTTTATGGATAATAGATAAAAGGGACCGTAAAAAATGGAGAAAGGAAATTGAGTATCCAAATACAAAGTAAATTTTATAACAGATAAACCTCCGTTTACATCAATGTAAACGGAGGTTTTTATATTCCTCCCCCTCTAAACTAAATCAAAAAGATTTAACTCCAGAATTATCCATGAATCAAAGACCTAATTTGCTTACTATTACTTTTGGCTATCTTATTTTCAATCAAGTTTTGCAGCAATTCATAATCCAGCACACCTGCAATCATTTGAATAATATTCCTTAGTTAACTAATACTAACGTTTATCAATTAAGGTTTAGGTGATGGATATGAAATTCTTTAAAAAGAGAACGACAAACCAGACTAACGAACAAGTACAATCGAACGAGGCATCTACTCCAGATATACGGAGCTTACAAACAACCTGTCATGTAGAAGATAATATTGAAAAACTGAAAACAGCCTTTTCTAGTACACAAGATTTCGATACACGTTATTTCTCAAATGGTGATCAAAAATATGGAATGGCATTCATCAAAACAATCGTTAAAAAGGATATTATTGATCACTTTCTGATAGAACCATTAGTGATTAACTCTTCACTCAGCCCTGCTAACTTACCTGTGGCACATGTTTCTGCTTATACCTGTTTTGAAGATATTATTAATAATATGCTCGACGGTAATATTGCTCTGTTTAAAGAAGGTGATACAGCCTGTTATTTAGTAGAAGCAGCAGATTTTAAGACTCGTTCTATTGAGGAACCTGCATCGGAACAAAGTATACGTGGTTCTCATGAAGGGTTTGTAGAGAAAATTGAAGATAATTTAAATCTGATAAGAAAAAGGGTCAAAACGGAGAACTTGGTGGTTAAAACAAAAACACTTGGTTCATATCCAAAGGCTACTGCCGCTCTTTTTTATATAAATGGGAAAGCAGACCCGGAGGTTATAGAAAAAATAGAAAAAAAATTAGACTCTATTCATCTTGATACAGCTATCAATACAGAAGTTATTCAAAATTATATAGAAGACTCAGTTTATTCACCATTTCCGCAAATTTTGAATACAGAAAAACCTAATCGGGTTGCACATCACTTATCAATGGGTGCCGTTGGCTTAATGACTGAAGGAAGCTCTACTGTCTTCCTGATGCCAATTACATTCTTTACTTTTTTTCATGCAGCGGATGATATTGAAAGCCGTTTTTATATAAGCTCATTTGAACGGATTTTACGCCTGTTTGCCTTATTTCTGGCCATTACCTTACCATCATTTTATATCGCTCTTGTATCATTTGATTTCGAGATTATCCCGTTAAATCTTGTAGCAAATGTTAAAGGATCTTTGGAGAACATTCCCTACTCCCCCTTAATCGAAGCTCTTATTATGGTGGTCATATTGGAACTTCTTAAGGAATCCGCCATCCGTTTACCCAGTTCCGTTTCACCAACGATTGGTGTGGTAGGTGCTTTGGTCATAGGTACTGCAATTGTTCAGGCTAACCTGGTTTCTAATACGATGTTAATCGTGATTGCGATTACAGCCATTTCGGCATTTACTATTCCAAATCAGGAAGTCGCACAAATGATTCGTATTCTAAACTTCCCGCTCATCATTATAACTTATATTTTTGGCTTAGTTGGAATAGCGATTGGATTCACTTTAATTATCTATCATTTATGTGAATTGGAATCTATGGGAAAACCTTATTTAGCACCGGTCGCGCCGTTTAATTTTAAAAGCTTGTCGAAAATGCTATTCAAAATACCATTTAAGAAGGAGAGTTAAATGGACTATGATAGCTTCTAATAAAAAGTTATTGTCAGCTCACCAATTATACTTTTTAACCGTCCAATCCGTTAGCTCTGTCATGATTTTTGCCATTCCTTATCTTGTTAATGAGCATAGTAAACATAATGCCTGGATATCTGCCATCATCACTTTAATCTTCTTTCAACTAATTGGATGGGTCATCTTTTCATTGCATAAACGATTACCGGATAAGAATCTATTCCAAATGACAGAGATTCTAACAAGCAAATGGATCGGAAAAATAATGAATTGGCTGTATATCATCTATTTCATTGGCCTTGCTACCTATACGGCTTTATATTTTACGTATTTATCAAAGGAATGGACACTGCCTGTCACACCGCTATTTGTTGTTTACCTAATCTTTATTTTAATGGGACTCTATATAGCCAAAGGGACGATAACTACACTCGCGCGGTTCAGCGGCATAACATTCCTAGCGTTAACAGGCTTTCTCCTGTTCTCTATTTCTTTTGCCATTCCTAAAATGCATCTTTTATTTCTACTGCCAGTTGGGGATGTTCCGGTTACTAAAATTTTGAATGGTTCATATCATATGGGGATTGGTTATGCAGGCCTAAGTTCATTACTTGTATTATTACCACTTCTTCATGACAAATTAAAAACAAAAAAAAGAGTAATTACTTTTTCAATCCTGACTATTTCATTGATTTATCTTGTTTTATTAGTAATCTGTCTTGCCCATTTTGGTACATATTCATTAGGTCTAGTTCCAATTCCAGTTCTCTATTTACTAAAAATATTGACGATACTTAGCATTTTTGAACGGATGGATTTGATTATTATGTGCGCCTGGATTTCTCCAATGCTCGTTTCCTATGTCCTATATATTTTTATAGCAGGAATAGGAATATCAGAAAATACTCGATTCAAGAACAAAAAAATCATTGTATTGGTTATTACTTTGATAATCTCACTTCTATGTGCTCTTTTTCCGGAAGCGCAGGATAACATGATTCGTCTTAATAATTATTTGCTACCCTTTACTTATGTGTTCATGATAGGGTTTCCCATTCTTCTACTGGCTATTGCTATGATTCGAAAAATAAACCAGAGTCATCAAAATCAGGCAGGTGATTGATCCATGAAACTATTAAAGATAGGTTTAATATTATCAATATTGATTGCTACCACAGGATGCTGGGACCAAAATTTTTTATCTAAAACTTCCCTGGCATTCAGTTTAGGTTTTGACAAAGCTAAAGGCCCGGAACCACTGGAATTAATTACAATTATTCGTGCATTAAAGCCTGCAGGTGGGGGACAAATAGAACCCTATAATACCAGTTATAAAGTAAAGGGAGCATCTCCATTAATTTTAAGGGAAAAAATGAATCAAATTACGCCCGGCGAATTCTCAATAAATAAATTAAGTAATGTTTTAATAGGCGAGGAATTGGCGAAAACAGATATCTATCCCCTGCTGGATGTGTTATATCGTGATGCAAAAAGTAATGTAAACGCAAAAGTCTTGATTACAAAAGGAAAATCACGAGACATTTTAAAAGACGAGTATATTAAGGGCACTTTAATTAGTAGAGCCATACAAGAATTACTCGACAGTGCAGAAGACCATTCCATGATTCCTGAGCAATCATTAGCTACGATTATGCCTGCCATGTTTGATCCAGGTCAGGATTTTGTCCTTCCCTATGTAGAAAAACTTAAGGGTGGCCTGGTAAAAGTAAAGGGAGTAGCTTTATTCGATAACTTAAGTTATACCGGTAAAAATTTAATTGGGGAGGACTCTTCTTTATACTTATTAATGGTTGGCAAAGAAGGAACCTATACTCAATTTACAATAAATAATCCGGAGAAAAAAAATGAAATTGATGAAAAGGTTAGCTTTTTTATTCGAAAAAACACCCATAAAATAAAATTAAAAATCAAGGACTCTAAACCGGTCTATACAGTTTCATTAAACTTAAGGGTTTCTGTATCTGAATATACAAAGGGTTTGCTTAAAGAGGACGAAATTAAAACCCTTGAGGAGCATATTTCTAAGGACTTAACGAAACAAGCTAGAAAAGTAACTGATACGTTAGTGAAAAGCAATTGCGATGCACTCGCGCTTGGCCGTAAGCTGATGGTTAAGGATCCAAAATTGTTTGATGAGTATAAGAAGAATGGAAAGTTAGATTTAAAAAAAGTTGAGATTAACCCAACTGTTAAAATAAAAGTTGTGGACAATGGAATTTTAGATTGAATAGATTTTTGATAAGAGCGAGGACGACGTATGAATACTGCTCAGTATATTTTCAATAAACTTCATTTAGTTGCTCGTCTGATTATTATTATCGTTGGCATTATTCTGGTCTATGGAATCCTTATGCATCTGATTGAGCCTTCAACATTTACCAACATTGGTGAAGGAATATGGTTTACCATTGAATCAATTACAACTGTGGGGTATGGCGAAATTGTGCCCAAAACTCTTTTAGGGAGGTTAACTGCCAGTACATTAATCTTAATTGGTGCAGCATTTGTTTCTTACTACTACGCATCTATGTCATCCTATGTGATTAAACGGCAGACAGCCCTGCAGCTTGGTTCTGCCATCTATACAAAACGTAAGCATCTTATTATAGTTGGTTGGAATGAATGTACTAAAATGCTAATCGATACATGGCATAAGGAGAATCCACGAAGAAATATAGTCATCATAGACGAGACATTAGAATCTCATCCAATGCCAGACACTCATATCTTTTTTTTGAAAAATGACAGTACAAATGAACAGACATGGATTCATGCAAATGTAACCGAGAGTGAATTCATCATTTTAACAGCAGATCGCTCGAAAACTGAACGTGCTTCTGATTTGCATGTCATCGCTTCCTTACTGTGTATTAAAGGCCTTTATCCAGAAGCCACTTGTATTTGTGAAATAATGGCTCC
Coding sequences:
- a CDS encoding penicillin-binding transpeptidase domain-containing protein, which produces MKNPQRKKKKKKQSVNTRTNILLFVVFLLFTALILRLGFLQIAHGESFKKEVERTEDITINKPVPRGLIYDKNHKLIVDNQPVNAITYTRSKTAKTKEMVETAEKLSELIDISKDDLEDIKERDLKDFWIIMNPKVAGKKVTKKELSDKKDKELYKLQLERITEEELSSFTKAELKTLAIFRKFNSGTYLTPQIVKNKDVTDEEMARVTENLDELPGVDTSVDWNRAYPLDSTLRSILGRTTSSDEGLPKEKVEYYSSRGYSLNERVGVSNLELQYEDILHGQKAKSKNKLDKSGNILSIEELSDGQRGKDLVLTIDIDFQKKVETIIEEELRAKKAAYYAPYLDRAFVVAMNPNTGEILALAGKQYVWDDEKNKYEMKDFAQGTYTTAYAMGSAVKAATVLTGYQEGVLNPGTTLYDAPMIIKETPIKKSYTNMGYVSDLTALQRSSNVYMFKTAIAIGEGNYVPNGPLSVKPEAFDMMRNHFYEFGLGKRTGIDLPGEQIGYKGTELGAGKLMDLAIGQYDTYTPLQLAQYISTIANGGYRIQPRVVKELREPVLEKGKLGPIFQEIEPKFQNQLSMNEDWINRVKEGLRLVTQTSTGTGYKEMGREPYRPAGKTGTAEAFYDGPKWTPGTEQPETWNITFAAYAPHDNPEIAISVVVPWAYQSNGHRMNMDIGKKVFRAYFGTEKEKEAN
- a CDS encoding spore germination protein, with the protein product MKFFKKRTTNQTNEQVQSNEASTPDIRSLQTTCHVEDNIEKLKTAFSSTQDFDTRYFSNGDQKYGMAFIKTIVKKDIIDHFLIEPLVINSSLSPANLPVAHVSAYTCFEDIINNMLDGNIALFKEGDTACYLVEAADFKTRSIEEPASEQSIRGSHEGFVEKIEDNLNLIRKRVKTENLVVKTKTLGSYPKATAALFYINGKADPEVIEKIEKKLDSIHLDTAINTEVIQNYIEDSVYSPFPQILNTEKPNRVAHHLSMGAVGLMTEGSSTVFLMPITFFTFFHAADDIESRFYISSFERILRLFALFLAITLPSFYIALVSFDFEIIPLNLVANVKGSLENIPYSPLIEALIMVVILELLKESAIRLPSSVSPTIGVVGALVIGTAIVQANLVSNTMLIVIAITAISAFTIPNQEVAQMIRILNFPLIIITYIFGLVGIAIGFTLIIYHLCELESMGKPYLAPVAPFNFKSLSKMLFKIPFKKES
- a CDS encoding GerAB/ArcD/ProY family transporter — its product is MIASNKKLLSAHQLYFLTVQSVSSVMIFAIPYLVNEHSKHNAWISAIITLIFFQLIGWVIFSLHKRLPDKNLFQMTEILTSKWIGKIMNWLYIIYFIGLATYTALYFTYLSKEWTLPVTPLFVVYLIFILMGLYIAKGTITTLARFSGITFLALTGFLLFSISFAIPKMHLLFLLPVGDVPVTKILNGSYHMGIGYAGLSSLLVLLPLLHDKLKTKKRVITFSILTISLIYLVLLVICLAHFGTYSLGLVPIPVLYLLKILTILSIFERMDLIIMCAWISPMLVSYVLYIFIAGIGISENTRFKNKKIIVLVITLIISLLCALFPEAQDNMIRLNNYLLPFTYVFMIGFPILLLAIAMIRKINQSHQNQAGD
- a CDS encoding Ger(x)C family spore germination protein; translated protein: MKLLKIGLILSILIATTGCWDQNFLSKTSLAFSLGFDKAKGPEPLELITIIRALKPAGGGQIEPYNTSYKVKGASPLILREKMNQITPGEFSINKLSNVLIGEELAKTDIYPLLDVLYRDAKSNVNAKVLITKGKSRDILKDEYIKGTLISRAIQELLDSAEDHSMIPEQSLATIMPAMFDPGQDFVLPYVEKLKGGLVKVKGVALFDNLSYTGKNLIGEDSSLYLLMVGKEGTYTQFTINNPEKKNEIDEKVSFFIRKNTHKIKLKIKDSKPVYTVSLNLRVSVSEYTKGLLKEDEIKTLEEHISKDLTKQARKVTDTLVKSNCDALALGRKLMVKDPKLFDEYKKNGKLDLKKVEINPTVKIKVVDNGILD
- a CDS encoding potassium channel protein, whose product is MNTAQYIFNKLHLVARLIIIIVGIILVYGILMHLIEPSTFTNIGEGIWFTIESITTVGYGEIVPKTLLGRLTASTLILIGAAFVSYYYASMSSYVIKRQTALQLGSAIYTKRKHLIIVGWNECTKMLIDTWHKENPRRNIVIIDETLESHPMPDTHIFFLKNDSTNEQTWIHANVTESEFIILTADRSKTERASDLHVIASLLCIKGLYPEATCICEIMAPFQMKNAKRAGADRIIATNTIISQTIIETVEQEPSSR